The following coding sequences lie in one Pseudorasbora parva isolate DD20220531a chromosome 18, ASM2467924v1, whole genome shotgun sequence genomic window:
- the sptan1 gene encoding spectrin alpha chain, non-erythrocytic 1 isoform X2, protein MDVSGVKVLESADDIQERRQQVLDRYRRFKELSTVRRQKLEDSYRFQFFRRDADELEKWIQEKLQIASDENYKDPSNLQGKLQKHQAFEAEVQANAGAIVKLDETGNLMISESHFASETIRTRLEELHRLWDLLLQKTKEKGVRLLQAQKLVQYLRECEDALDWISDKEAIATSEELGQDLEHVEVLQKKFEEFQTDLAAHEERVNEVNQAAGKLTQENHPEAELILKKQEEVNAAWQRLKGLAQQRQGKLFGAAEVQRFNRDVDETISWIKEKEQLMASDDFGRDLASVQALLRKHEGLERDLAALEDKVNTLGGEADRLQQTHPQNAAQIHLKRDELITNWEQIRTLAAERHARLNDSYRLQRFTADFRDLTSWVTEMKALINADELANDVAGAEALLDRHQEHKGEIDAHEDSFKSTDEAGQALLNTGHYASEEVKEKLGILSEEKVSLLELWELRRQQYEQCMDLQLFYRDTEQVDNWMSKQEAFLLNEDLGDSLDSVEALLKKHEDFEKSLSAQEEKITALDEFATKLIQNNHYAKEDVATRRDALLSRRNALHERAQFRRAALEDSFHLQQFFRDSDELKSWINEKMKTATDEAYKDPSNLQGKVQKHQAFEAELSANQSRIDALQKSGQELVDRKHYASGEVSTRMDEVSSQWKKLLEATELKGIKLREANQQQQFNRNVEDIELWLYEVEGHLASDDFGKDLTSVQNLQKKHALLEADVAAHQDRIDGITIQARQFQEAGHFDADNIRKKQEALVARYEALKEPMTARKQKLSDSLRLQQLFRDVEDEETWIREKEPIASSTNRGKDLIGVQNLLKKHQALQAEISGHEPRIKAVTQKGEAMVEEGHFAAEDVKAKLQELHNRWDGLKGKATQRRQDLEDSLQAQQYFADANEAESWMREKEPIVGSTDYGKDEDSAEALLKKHEALMSDLSAYGSSIQALKEQAQACRQQVAPTDDETGKELVLALYDYQEKSPREVTMKKGDILTLLNSTNKDWWKVEVNDRQGFVPAAYVKKLDPTQSSSRENLLDEQGSITLRQEQIENQTVVTKEVCSVSMRMKQVEELYGTLQDLGEKRKDMLEKSCKKFMLFREANELQQWINEKESALTNEEVGSDLEQVEVLQKKFDDFQKDLKANESRLRDINKVASELESEGLMAEEAPVVQAQQLEMLGSAPCKDETDSKGTSPWKSVRLAVQTTANFNTIKELNNRWRALQQMAEDRSNMLGSAHEVQRFHRDADETKEWIEEKNQALNTDNYGHDLASVQALQRKHEGFERDLAALGDKVNSLGETAERLIQSHPEAVDDIQEKCTELNTAWSSLVGRADQRKEKLGNSHDLQRFLSDFRDLMSWINGIRGLVSSDELAKDVTGAEALLERHQEHRTEIDARAGTFQAFEQFGQQLLARGHYASPEIQQKLGALDRERADLEKAWVQRRMMLDQCLELQLFNRDCEQAENWMAAREAFLASDDKGDSLDSVEALIKKHEDFDKAINVQEEKIAALQSFADQLISADHYAKPEIFNRRNEVLDRWRRLKAQMIEKRSKLGESQTLQQFSRDVDEIEAWISEKLQTATDESYKDPTNIQSKHQKHQAFEAELHANADRIRGVIDTGNALIQRGACAGSEDAVKARLNALDEQWQFLVNKSAEKSQKLKEANKQQNFNTGIKDFDFWLSEVEALLASEDYGKDLASVNNLLKKHQLLEADISAHEDRLKDLNGQADSLMASNAFDTSQVKDKRDAVNGRFVKIKSMAAGRRAKLNESHRLHQFFRDLDDEESWIKEKKLLVSSEDYGRDLTGVQNLRKKHKRLEAELGAHEPAIQSVLETGKKLSDDNTIGQEEIQQRLAQFVEHWKELKDLAAARGQRLEESLEYQQFVANVEEEEAWINEKLNLVGSEDYGDTLAAVQGLLKKHEAFETDFTVHRDRVNDVCSNGDELIKKENHNVENIMAKMKALRGKVTELERAAAQRKAKLDENSAFLQFNWKADVVESWIGEKENSLKTDDYGRDLSSVQTLLTKQETFDAGLQAFQQEGITNITALKDQLLAAKHVQSKAIEARHATLMKRWNQLLSNSAARKKKLLEAQEHFRKVEDLFLTFAKKASAFNSWFENAEEDLTDPVRCNSLEEIRALRDAHDAFRSSLSSAEADFSQLAELDRQIKSYQVVSNPYTWFTMEALEETWRNLQKIIKERELELQKEQRRQEENDKLRQEFAQHANAFHQWLQETRTYLLDGSCMVEESGTLESQLEATKRKHQEIRAMRSQLKKIEDLGAAMEEALILDNKYTEHSTVGLAQQWDQLDQLGMRMQHNLEQQIQARNTTGVTEEALKEFSMMFKHFDKEKSGRLNHQEFKSCLRSLGYDLPMVEEGEPDPEFESILDIVDPNRDGNVSLQEYMAFMISRETENVKSSEEIESAFRALSAENKPYVTKEELYQNLTKEQADYCISHMKPYLDSKGREIPSAFDFVEFTRSLFVN, encoded by the exons ATGGATGTCAGTGGAGTCAAAGTTCTGGAGTCAGCCGATGACATCCAGGAGCGCCGACAGCAGGTTTTGGACCGGTACCGTCGTTTCAAGGAGCTGTCTACTGTGCGCAGACAGAAACTCGAAGACTCTTATCGGTTCCAGTTCTTCCGTCGAGATGCAGATGAGCTTGAGAAATGGATCCAAGAGAAGCTACAGATTGCCTCTGATGAGAACTACAAGGACCCCAGTAACCTACAG GGAAAGCTCCAGAAACATCAAGCCTTTGAGGCCGAGGTGCAGGCTAACGCTGGGGCCATCGTCAAACTGGATGAGACTGGCAACCTCATGATATCTGAGAGCCACTTTGCATCTGAAACCATCCGA ACCCGTCTAGAGGAGCTTCACCGTCTGTGGGACCTGCTGCTGCAGAAGACTAAAGAGAAGGGAGTGCGTCTCCTGCAGGCCCAGAAATTGGTGCAGTATCTGCGTGAGTGCGAGGATGCTCTGGACTGGATCAGTGACAAG GAAGCGATTGCCACCTCGGAGGAGCTTGGGCAGGACCTGGAGCATGTGGAAGTTCTACAGAAGAAGTTTGAGGAGTTCCAGACAGATCTGGCAGCCCACGAGGAGCGTGTGAATGAGGTGAACCAGGCAGCCGGTAAGCTAACCCAGGAGAACCACCCAGAGGCTGAGCTCATCCTTAAGAAGCAGGAGGAGGTGAACGCTGCCTGGCAGAGACTGAAGGGCTTGGCTCAGCAGAGGCAGGGCAAGCTGTTTGGAGCTGCTGAGGTGCAGCGCTTCAACCG GGATGTGGATGAGACAATCAGCTGGATTAAGGAGAAGGAGCAGCTGATGGCATCTGATGATTTTGGTCGTGACCTCGCCAGCGTTCAAGCCCTGCTCCGGAAACACGAGGGGCTGGAAAGAGACTTGGCAGCCTTGGAGGACAAG GTAAACACTCTTGGTGGTGAGGCAGACCGTCTGCAGCAGACACACCCCCAAAATGCCGCTCAGATCCACCTGAAAAGAGACGAACTCATTACCAACTGGGAGCAAATCCGTACCCTGGCGGCTGAGCGACATGCTCGACTCAATGACTCCTACAG gctGCAGCGCTTCACTGCAGATTTCCGTGATCTGACCAGCTGGGTGACAGAGATGAAGGCTCTGATCAACGCAGATGAACTGGCCAACGATGTGGCTGGAGCTGAGGCCCTGCTTGACCGCCACCAGGAACATAAG GGCGAGATTGACGCTCATGAGGATAGTTTCAAATCTACTGATGAGGCTGGGCAAGCTCTGCTGAACACTGGGCATTATGCTTCTGAGGAAGTCAAGGAAAAG CTGGGTATACTCTCTGAAGAAAAAGTGTCTCTTCTGGAGCTGTGGGAGTTACGCAGGCAGCAGTATGAGCAGTGCATGGACCTGCAGCTCTTTTACAGGGACACCGAGCAGGTTGACAACTGGATGAGCAAGCAAGAG GCTTTCCTGCTGAATGAAGATCTAGGTGATTCTCTGGACAGCGTTGAAgctcttctgaagaaacacgaAGACTTTGAGAAATCCCTCAGTGCCCAGGAAGAGAAAATCACT GCCCTGGATGAATTTGCCACCAAACTGATCCAAAACAATCATTACGCCAAAGAGGATGTGGCCACCCGCAGAGATGCA cTGCTGAGCAGACGCAACGCTCTTCATGAGCGTGCTCAGTTTCGCCGTGCCGCCCTGGAGGACTCTTTCCATCTACAGCAGTTTTTCCGGGACTCTGATGAGCTCAAGAGCTGGATCAATGAGAAGATGAAGACCGCCACTGATGAGGCCTACAAG GATCCATCCAACCTGCAGGGCAAGGTACAGAAGCACCAGGCCTTCGAGGCCGAGCTCTCTGCTAATCAGAGCCGCATTGATGCACTGCAGAAGTCAGGCCAGGAGCTGGTTGATCGGAAACACTATGCCTCCGGCGAGGTATCCACCCGAATGGATGAGGTCAGCTCTCAGTGGAAGAAACTTCTAGAGGCAACTGAGCTCAAAG GGATAAAGTTACGTGAAGCAAACCAGCAGCAGCAGTTCAATCGTAATGTAGAGGACATCGAGCTGTGGCTGTATGAGGTGGAGGGACACCTGGCCTCCGATGACTTTGGAAAAGACCTGACCAGCGTCCAGAACCTTCAGAAGAAACATGCTCTGCTGGAGGCTGACGTGGCTGCCCACCAG GACCGTATTGATGGCATTACCATCCAAGCCAGGCAGTTTCAGGAGGCCGGCCATTTTGATGCTGATAACATCCGCAAGAAACAAGAGGCTCTGGTGGCACGCTACGAGGCCCTAAAGGAGCCCATGACCGCCCGTAAACAGAAGCTTTCAGACTCTCTGCGCCTTCAGCAACTTTTCAGGGATGTAGAAGATGAGGAGACCTGGATCCGGGAGAAGGAACCTATTGCTTCCTCCACCAACAGGG GAAAAGACCTTATTGGAGTCCAGAaccttctgaagaaacaccaggCTCTGCAGGCAGAAATCTCTGGTCATGAGCCCAGAATCAAGGCTGTTACTCAGAAGGGGGAGGCCATGGTTGAGGAGG GTCACTTTGCAGCGGAGGATGTGAAAGCTAAGCTCCAAGAGCTGCACAACCGCTGGGACGGACTAAAGGGAAAAGCGACCCAGCGTAGACAGGATCTGGAGGACTCCCTTCAGGCTCAGCAGTACTTTGCTGATGCCAACGAGGCTGAGTCCTGGATGAGGGAGAAGGAGCCCATTGTAGGAAGCACTGACTATGGCAAAGACGAGGACTCCGCAGAG GCACTGCTGAAGAAGCATGAGGCACTGATGTCTGATCTGAGTGCATATGGCAGCAGCATCCAGGCCTTAAAAGAACAAGCTCAGGCCTGCAGA CAACAAGTGGCCCCCACTGATGATGAGACCGGTAAGGAGCTGGTTCTTGCTCTGTATGACTACCAGGAGAAGAGTCCACGTGAGGTCACCATGAAGAAGGGCGACATCCTCACTCTGCTAAACAGCACCAACAAG GACTGGTGGAAAGTGGAAGTGAACGACAGGCAGGGCTTTGTTCCCGCAGCGTACGTGAAAAAGTTGGACCCAACTCAGTCTTCCTCTCGCGAGAACCTTTTAGATGAACAGGGCAGCATCACTCTGCGACAGGAGCAGATTGAGAACCA GACTGTGGTCACCAAGGAGGTGTGCAGCGTGTCTATGCGCATGAAGCAGGTGGAGGAACT GTATGGTACACTGCAAGACTTgggagagaagaggaaggacATGCTGGAAAAGAGCTGCAAGAAGTTCATGCTTTTCCGTGAGGCGAATGAACTGCAACAGTGGATCAATGAGAAAGAGTCAGCGCTGACTAATGAGGAGGTCGGCTCTGACCTGGAGCAAGTGGAAGTGCTGCAGAAGAAGTTTGATGACTTCCAGAAG GATCTGAAAGCAAATGAGTCTCGGCTGAGGGACATAAATAAGGTGGCATCTGAGCTGGAGTCTGAAGGACTGATGGCGGAAGAGGCTCCGGTTGTGCAGGCCCAG CAACTAGAGATGCTGGGTTCAGCTCCTTGCAAg gATGAAACTGACTCTAAGGGTACATCGCCATGGAAG TCTGTTCGCTTGGCTGTTCAAACAACGGCCAACTTTAATACTATTAAG GAGTTGAACAACCGCTGGAGGGCCCTGCAGCAGATGGCTGAAGACAGAAGCAACATGCTGGGTAGTGCTCATGAAGTGCAGAGGTTCCACAG GGATGCAGATGAGACCAAGGAATGGATTGAAGAGAAGAACCAAGCCCTGAACACCGATAACTACGGCCATGACCTCGCCAGTGTGCAGGCTCTGCAACGTAAGCACGAAGGCTTTGAGAGAGATCTGGCCGCTCTAGGAGACAAG GTGAACTCTCTGGGCGAGACTGCAGAGCGTCTGATTCAGTCTCATCCTGAGGCTGTGGATGACATTCAGGAGAAGTGCACCGAGCTGAACACGGCCTGGAGCAGCCTGGTGGGTCGTGCTGACCAACGCAAAGAAAAACTGGGCAACTCTCATGACCTGCAGCGCTTCCTCAGTGACTTCAG AGATCTCATGTCCTGGATCAATGGCATCAGAGGGCTTGTGTCCTCTGATGAGTTGGCCAAAGACGTCACTGGAGCTGAAGCCTTGTTGGAGAGACATCAG GAACACCGTACTGAGATCGATGCACGTGCAGGCACCTTCCAGGCCTTTGAGCAATTTGGACAGCAGCTTCTTGCCCGTGGCCACTACGCCAGCCCGGAGATCCAACAGAAGCTGGGGGCTCTTGACCGAGAGCGTGCTGACCTGGAGAAGGCCTGGGTTCAGCGCAGGATGATGCTGGACCAATGTCTGGAGCTGCAG CTATTTAACCGTGACTGCGAGCAGGCTGAGAACTGGATGGCAGCTCGCGAGGCCTTCTTGGCCAGCGATGACAAGGGAGACTCCCTGGACAGTGTGGAGGCCCTCATCAAGAAACATGAGGACTTTGACAAGGCTATCAATGTTCAG GAAGAGAAGATTGCAGCACTGCAGTCTTTTGCTGACCAGCTCATTAGTGCTGACCACTACGCTAAGCCTGAAATCTTTAATCGCCGCAATGAAGTCTTGGACAG GTGGCGCCGTCTCAAGGCACAGATGATTGAAAAACGCTCTAAGCTGGGTGAGTCACAGACTCTGCAGCAGTTCAGCAGAGACGTAGATGAGATTGAAGCATGGATCAGTGAGAAACTTCAGACCGCCACTGACGAGTCTTACAAGGACCCCACTAACATCCAG AGTAAGCACCAGAAGCACCAGGCTTTTGAGGCTGAGTTGCACGCTAATGCTGATCGTATCCGCGGGGTGATAGACACTGGCAATGCTCTCATCCAGAGAGGTGCTTGTGCTGGAAGTGAGGATGCTGTCAAG GCTCGTCTTAACGCTCTGGATGAGCAGTGGCAGTTCCTCGTCAACAAATCTGCTGAAAAGAGTCAGAAACTAAAGGAGGCAAACAAGCAGCAGAACTTCAACACTGGCATCAAGGACTTTGACTTCTGGCTGTCTGAG GTTGAGGCTCTTCTTGCCTCTGAGGATTATGGGAAAGATCTGGCCTCAGTCAACAATCTGCTTAAAAAGCACCAGCTTTTGGAGGCTGACATCTCTGCTCATGAG GATCGTCTGAAGGATCTTAACGGCCAGGCTGACAGCCTGATGGCCAGCAATGCCTTCGACACTTCCCAAGTCAAGGACAAGCGTGATGCCGTTAACGGACGCTTCGTCAAAATTAAGAGCATGGCTGCTGGACGCCGTGCCAAGCTGAACGAGTCGCATCGTCTGCACCAGTTCTTCAGGGATCTGGACGATGAGGAATCTTGGATCAA GGAAAAGAAGTTGTTGGTGAGCTCGGAGGACTACGGACGTGATTTGACAGGAGTACAGAATCTGAGGAAAAAGCACAAGAGGCTGGAGGCTGAGCTGGGAGCGCACGAGCCGGCCATTCAG TCTGTGTTGGAGACTGGGAAGAAGCTGTCTGACGACAACACCATAGGACAGGAGGAGATCCAGCAGAGGCTGGCCCAGTTTGTGGAGCACTGGAAGGAACTGAAAGATCTGGCTGCGGCTCG cgGGCAGAGGCTTGAGGAGTCGCTGGAATACCAGCAGTTTGTGGCGAATGTGGAAGAAGAGGAAGCCTGGATTAATGAGAAACTGAACCTGGTTGGAAGTGAAGATTACGGTGATACCCTGGCAGCCGTGCAG GGCTTGCTGAAGAAACATGAAGCATTTGAAACCGATTTTACAGTGCACAGAGACCGAGTGAATGATGTGTGTTCCAATGGAGATGAACTCATCAAAAAG GAGAACCACAATGTGGAGAACATCATGGCTAAAATGAAGGCCCTGCGTGGGAAGGTGACAGAGCTTGAGAGAGCTGCAGCTCAGAGGAAAGCCAAGCTGGATGAGAACTCTGCCTTCCTGCAGTTCAACTGGAAGGCTGATGTGGTGGAGTCATGGATTG GTGAGAAAGAAAACAGTCTGAAGACTGATGACTATGGTCGGGATCTCTCCTCGGTGCAGACTCTGCTCACCAAACAG GAAACCTTTGATGCAGGGCTTCAGGCTTTCCAGCAGGAGGGCATCACCAACATCACAGCCCTGAAAGACCAGCTGTTGGCAGCCAAACACGTGCAGTCCAAGGCCATCGAAGCTCGTCATGCCACCCTGATGAAGCGCTGGAACCAGCTGCTGTCCAACTCAGCCGCCCGCAAGAAGAAGCTTTTGGAAGCCCAGGAGCACTTCAGAAAG GTCGAGGATCTTTTCCTCACTTTTGCCAAGAAGGCCTCAGCCTTCAACAGCTGGTTTGAGAACGCTGAAGAAGATCTGACTGACCCCGTGCGGTGTAACTCTCTGGAGGAGATCAGGGCCCTGCGGGACGCCCATGACGCCTTCCGCTCTTCACTCAGCTCTGCAGAGGCCGACTTCAGCCAACTGGCAGAACTTGATCGCCAGATCAAGAGTTACCAAGTGGTATCCAACCCATACACTTGGTTTACCATGGAGGCTCTAGAGGAGACCTGGAGAAACCTTCAGAAGATCATCAAG GAGCGAGAGTTGGAGTTACAGAAGGAGCAGAGGAGACAGGAAGAGAACGATAAACTCAGACAAGAGTTTGCCCAACATGCCAATGCCTTCCACCAATGGCTACAAGAGACCAG GACATACCTTCTGGATGG GTCCTGCATGGTGGAAGAATCCGGAACTCTAGAGTCACAGCTAGAGGCCACTAAG CGTAAGCACCAGGAGATCCGTGCCATGCGCAGTCAGCTGAAGAAGATCGAGGATCTGGGAGCAGCCATGGAAGAGGCGCTGATCCTGGACAACAAATACACAGAACACAGCACCGTGGGTCTGGCCCAACAGTGGGACCAGCTCGACCAGCTGGGCATGAGGATGCAACACAACCTGGAACAACAGATCCAAGCCAG AAACACCACGGGAGTAACAGAGGAGGCCCTGAAGGAGTTCAGCATGATGTTCAA gcACTTCGACAAAGAAAAATCTGGACGTCTAAACCATCAGGAGTTCAAGTCTTGTCTGCGGTCTCTGGGCTATGACCTGCCCATGGTTGAAGAAGGAGAACCAGACCCGGAGTTTGAGTCCATCCTGGACATAGTGGATCCAAACAG gGATGGAAACGTGTCCTTGCAGGAGTACATGGCCTTCATGATCAGCCGAGAAACAGAGAATGTGAAGTCAAGCGAGGAAATCGAGAGCGCTTTCCGTGCTCTCAGTGCAGAGAACAAACCTTACGTCACCAAGGAAGAACTCTACCAG AACCTGACGAAGGAACAGGCAGACTACTGCATTTCCCATATGAAGCCCTACCTGGACAGCAAGGGCCGCGAGATCCCGTCAGCTTTCGACTTTGTGGAATTCACCCGCTCGCTCTTCGTCAACTGA